Within Acidobacteriota bacterium, the genomic segment GATGGATGGCATCGTCAGAGCATATGAAGGGCGGCGGGAAGATCTGGAGCGAATTATGCAACAGATGGATTCCATGCTTCAGGTTGTTCGGGAATCAGAATCGGAATTGTTTAAGCCTCCCACGATTGACCCTATCCCATAAATATGGGACACTATCTCCATGAAGACCACTTTGGAGATTCCCGATCCTATCTTTCGGCGCGCCAAGGCCAGGGCTGCAGAGCAGAAGATACCACTGCGTCAGTTTGTGAGCGATGCGGTTGAAGAGAGGTTGAAGGCGAGCGCTCCCAATCGCGCGGCTGCGCGTGCCCGTCTGTTCGGCGGCTTGCGGCATCTACACAAGGAAACTGCTCGCATCAATCAGATTGTCGAAGAGGAATTTGAGCAGATTGATCCGGAGGAGTGGAATTGATCTCCGGGCTGGTTCTCGATACCAATGCGGTATCCGCGATTGCGGATGCTGAAACTTCGATAGCAAAGTTCTTCAAGCACGAGGGTGATATCTGCATTCCAGTTGTTGTGATGGGAGAATACCGGTTTGGCATTTCACAATCCCGGCGTAAGGCGGATTGCGAACGATGGCTAGAGGCGATGATCTCAAGCTGCCGGATTTTGGACATTACGGATGAAACTGCCAGTTGGTACGCGCGGCTACGCCTT encodes:
- a CDS encoding type II toxin-antitoxin system VapC family toxin, with the protein product MELISGLVLDTNAVSAIADAETSIAKFFKHEGDICIPVVVMGEYRFGISQSRRKADCERWLEAMISSCRILDITDETASWYARLRLQQKTSGKPIPSNDLWIAALCRQHSLPILSRDRHFDVVTGLTRITW